ACCAGAACAGCAACCAGCCTGCTAACATGACTCGAAGAAGCCCCACAGCGATGTCCCAAGTATGTGCTTTGCATTCTGGGTCAGGATGGAGAAGGGCCATGGGAATTGGGAGGGGAGGGATGAGGTTGGGAAAGAAGAGTCTTCCTGCAGTTCTTGGTGGACTTCGGAAAAGCTCTTGATGTGGTGGTGAGGGAAGGAAGCTAGAGACATCCCTATTACCAACACGGTCAAGAAACAGGCACTCGTGcctgtctccttctccctaGTTTGGATTTgggaaacactgtaaaacattatgACCAAGGTCTTTAGTTGCTATGACGAGAGGAGACCCCACATCAGCATGTAGTTACACCACATTCCCAAAGTGAGGTTAGCTGAagatgtggagggggggggggggggggggggagagagagagagagagagcgagagagagacagagagagagagagagagagagagacagacagacagacacaaagagaatgTTAGTGTCACCACATTTTAATATCATCCCACAAGCAAAAGAAGCCACTCATATTGAACACATCACTACGACATACCATGCACACACTATTGCTCagtcagaccacacacacccacacccacccaccattaagcaagcttttattgcatgaggtaacaaaactaaaataaatttcaactctttcaatattttttttgtttttacagtacaTTGACAATTGTCTATCTAGTAGTAAACAGATTTGTAAACTCGATAAATAAAAAGttggtaaacaaaaacacaaaagaaaatgtaaaaaaaacaaaaacaaacaaacaaaaaaaaccccacaaaacacAGGCGAGTCATTTTTTCAGGCGGCCAGCAGAGTCTTCTCGTTTCATACTGGGAGATCCTGAGCTTGGGGTGCTGGGGTGAGAAGGTTAAAAGCCAAAGGTCAAAAAGCAGGCAGAGTGAAAGGAAAGCCAAATACCCACTTCTCAAACATTCTCTCCTTCATTAGTGCACAATAAAATTGCAGAATGCACAGATTAGATGCGATGCAATGTAAATGGATTGCACCTTGCCCCTAGAAAGTAATTCAAATACAACTTCCATGAAGgtcagaagagaaagagaggatatTTGGGATGGATCAGCAGGGTCTACTGATTTTTTCCCAAGTTTTCCCGAATGGGAACAATGGTCACTTCTACCCCCAAatgcaaacagagaaacaggttTTGCTCCAGTAGTAAATGCAACccactgcacgcacacacgcacacacacacacacacacacacacacactcttttcgCCGGCAGTTACCCTGTTTCGGCCCCCCGCATGCTGCTTAGACATTAAATTCACCGCCAATATCAACACCGTCGATCTCATCCAACGCCCAATACAAGTCCTCATGGCCCACATCTAGAACCCTGCAATATAGGGAGCTTGGTTTAGGCCACAGAGGATTCCCCCTCATCCTGAACCTCCAGAGGCAAACGCAAGGTTTTGTATCTGGATTTGAAAAGATCTGAAAGTCCTTTAGAATTCCTGCTGGTGAATAGAAAAGCTTTTTGgtaaataaatttgatattTACAGGCTGTGAAAACacattcttaaaataaaaaatattgttacaaaagctagagttaatgcaaggtgtgtgtgtgtgtgtgtgtgtgtgtgtgtgtgtgtgtgtgtgtgtgtgtgtgtgtatacacatacatacatacatacatacatacacacacagacacacaaatatatatgtaagtGTAATTTTAGAAGCACCTCAGTGCTGTAGTGCATAGTTTTTGCTACATAGCCTTCCAATGAACTATTTTAATATCCAGGCTTCAATCCCAAGGTACAAATACGTGTTTCATCAAGTTGAGGATGACGGATTAAAGTTGAAGCGACTCTGGTTTGTTAGTGGCAATAAGCATGCCATGGATACAGCGTTCCCAGCAGACTACGAGAGCAGCATTGAAACAGTAAATCAAGTGTGATATGAACTGGCGCTAAACGTGCCATATATTGATCCTCGTCAACATATGGAAGATATCTTGCAGGTGAAAAGTGCTCTCCAAGATGCTCTCGCTGCGAGATTCAAACACACGGGAACAGGTGCCTCACGAAGCAGGTGACTTCTCTCAGGGTCCAGAGAGCTTCGGTTCCGGTCCGTTTCGAACCAGCGTTGCAGTGTGCGGGTTCTAGTGCTACGCGGAGATGTGTCAAGTTCTCGTCCGGCCCGTTCAGCCAGTCACGAACTGGGGGCTGAAGCTGGCTGAGGTGCATGGTTTGAGGACCTCCTCCTTCCTGTCCATGTGGTCTTTGTGGCACTTGATCTGACACCGCCGGCACTCCAGGGCTAAGGGGGGCTTGAACATGCTCCACAGGGGCTTGGTGCAGGCCTCACAGTTCGTGGGGAAGTGGTAGAGAGTGGGCATAAACTCATGACCTTTGTGGTAGACGTAGGTGAATTTCTCCCTGCCTGGTGGGGGTGCTGTAGACTCCTTAGAGTTGCGAAAAGCCCTGTGTGTCATACAGAGTGGCACTACATAACCGGTACCGAATTGATCCCAAGTCTTAACAGCTGTTACTCTATTGCTCAGCATGTGCATTTAGTTGATTGGTTAATAACTACAGAATCCcttacaccccacccccccacccccaatacacacatgtggctaaaaacaaagaaaagccaGCACAGGCAAGTTAGCATGATGCTAACTGTTCCCCAATAGCCTTCACTAGCCTGGTTAATTTTGCTTCATTCGCTGTATCATTGCTTGCCAGTATGAACGAGCGCAAAACCTCGTTATCCCGTATTCTATACGTTAGCGTGATCACcaagcttgtttttttttccattaaaaagtAACGAACCAACGGGAGCCACTCATGACCTGGGAGACAGACCTGGATCAGCAGTCAGCGCACTGCCTTGTTTACAAGAAAAGACCTTCGACAGCGAGGCACTGTGGGCCCAAGGTTGACCCTGTCGGCAGGTCCTCCTCACCTGGGTTTACTGGCTGGCAGCTGTCGGCTGGGTCTCCTCATGGACTGGCTAGCCTGTACTTTGATGGGCACGCGTGGGGACGAGCGGTGGCTCGCCTCCGGCCCGGGAGGTTTCTTGGGGATCTTCTTGACGAGCCGGCTGACCCacttctgctgctcctcctgcgAGGCGGCCAGCAGTAGCAGGTTCTTGGCTGTAGACACGTCGTAGTTCACTGGGGAACAGGGAGAACACAcgtaaaaaaaatctaatgaaAAAGAACCACCAAGCAGATCACTAAGCATCAGAAAGGCTCGTCTCTCCTCAGTCCCGAAGCCCCGAAGCCCCGAAGCCCCGAAGAACGCCAAATCCTCACACATCTGGCCTTGGTTTACATGGCCTTCAGTGCAAGTAGACACAAAATGCGTAGTGGTACAAAAATCTCCATCGCTCCCAGATCCATGCTCTAGTTTATTGCCTTTTAAGCCAAAACCCAGCTAACTGACCAGACTGGCCCACACCCCCGAGCTCACCTCTGCACGGCGCGATCACCTCCTCCTTCCTGTCCATGTGGTCCTTGTGGCATTTGATATGGCATCTGCGGCACTCCAGGGCAGGTGGGGGCTTGAACATGTTCCACAGGGGCTTGGTGCAGGCTTCGCAGTTGGTGGGGAAGTGGTAGAGGGTGGGGATGAACTCGTGGCCCTTGTGGCAGATGTAGCTGGACTTGTCCCCCATGGGCATTGGCTCCAGCTCCTGCTCTTTCTTGCTCTCGCCCTCGTTAGCGTACAGGATCTGGAGAGGTGGGTTGGGAGGCAGGATCAGGGGTGGGGTTGGCAGCAGGTGCACATAGCACAATCAATAACAGGTTGATTATGAAGGACCTGAGAGTAGTCAGAGAATGCCAACTCTACATGCTGGCCATACAAGTtccattatacattttattaatgttgcACTAATGTTAGTTATTAAGCGGACAAAGATGGTTTTAGAGTTTAGGCAGTAACGGGTGTTCTGCTGCAATACCTGAAATATCCGGGGAATCTCCTTAGCGTCGGCACGGTacacgtctgtctgtgtgacGGAACGAACATGGAAGAGTTTACTgtggaaagagaaaagcaaaaaaacgtGAGAATGAAATGAAGCCAAAATCGGCATGTTTTCACACTCCTCTCTATGCCAGCATGGCACTCCGAGACGATTCACTTTCTTTTAACTCATCCCAGGTCCCGGCTTGGTTCAGGTGCACTGGGAGATGAGGTAGAAGCAAACAGGTGAAAACTGTCTAGTCTCCACCAGGGATGGACTGGGAAACCATATGAAGTAAACATGatgcagaaacaaaaatgtctgCACACCATGTACAAGAGTGATGTCAGCAAGGTAAAATGTTCACATCAGTGTCCAAACCAGGGCCAGTCCTGGGCATCCATGAACCTTCATTCTTGAGCTACACGCTTCAGGTGTCCATAATCAGGACTCACTGGAACGCTGCACTGGTCTAAACGTGGGAGTCTATGAGGAGCTGTGGTGCAGATCTCACTCACTCTATATCCAACACCATGTACGGGTTCGAGTGCTCCTTGTCCTGCTCGCTGTTGTAGAAGAGGATCTTCTTACTGCTCACCACCACGTACTACAGGAAAGAAATTAGCCTAGCATCAGCGCTGGGTCTGCCACCTGTCCAATCACTGGCTGCTCATGGTCTTCCAGGAAGTGGATATGAAGCAAaagtgtgggggtgggaggtggggaGAGTGCACCTTTCTCTCCCAGCCGAAGCGTTTGGTGTTGTTCCGTACCGGAAGGGACAGCCAGCCCTCTAACCTGGTTTCTGTGCACAGACAGGAATTGTTTTTAGGTTCATTTGAGTTTCCCAACATCCCGGCCTCTAAACATGGAAAGGCATAAGTTGATGCAACAAAGTTCGGTCAGTACGAAACATCACTCTGAAGTACACGCATTTCACCTGCGCAGAGGTTAAGGGTCATAGGTCAGAGGGAGGAGCTGGCTGAGATGGTGTGTGGAGAGGGTAAGGAGGACAGACCTTCAggaaaagggggtgggggggtgggggatgacaaaaaaacaaaaaaaaaaggcagagggggcaaaggaaggaagaaaacGAAGAACTGCAGGAGGAACAGCTCTGTAGTGcagacaggaagaaaaaaacaatgaaggAAGACCACAGTGAGCGAGGCTGAATAAGTACAAACGCCATACAACTCATGAACCTAAGacatataaacaaaaagaagaagaagaagaagaatcacAGCTCGTAGGGTAGGGTTGTGAAGAAGAACCTGGCAACGACTCGTCCGTGTCGAAATCTGGGCCGCTGCCCACGCTGGCCGAGTCCAGGGAGTGGACGTTGAGGGTGTTGAGGAGGCTCCGCAGCTGCTCGATGTCACTGTCCTTGCTGTCCAGTGCCATCTGAAGCTCGACCCGCATCACCGATTCGTCGGCCAGTTGCTGCGGGAGAAGCAAAAAAACGAGCAAACGAgaacgacaaaaaaaaaaaaaaagtcatttcttTTAATGAGTCAAATTTCTCTCGCCTAGTATTCTGCTAATACTTTGAGCTGCTTTTATTTAGCCTATTGCTAAACACTAACTTTCTCTACTCGAAAGGTTGTTTGGTTGTAAAAGGTGAGGTATTATTAGTGTTGTACGGTGATTAGTGTGAGGTTATTAGTGTTCTGGAAGCTGGTTAGTGTGAGGCCGTTTCTAGGGCCGTGTGCTagtttgaaaatgtgttaaCATGGTAGTTAGTATGGGGTCTTAACATTTTGTAGTGGATACAGTGGTGCTTAGTGCTGCAAGGTGATTAGTGTATCAGGACTCTGCCCTGGTTAGTGTGAAGTATTCGTTCTCCGTGtaggttagtgtgtgttttgtgttgtgaagAGAGTGAGGTTGTATTTGTGCTCTGTGGTAGTTATTATGAGATTGCATTAGCACTGTGGTACAATTAGCGCTCTGTGGCGGTTAGTATGTCTTAGAACTGATGATTGATTTGAGGGGTTAATGCTACGTAGTGACGGCGGGTTTTTATTAGTTCTGCGTAATATTTGGTTAAACTAGCAGTGGTGTGAGGTTGTGTTAGCACTGAGTGGTGATTAGTATCAGGTTGTGGTGTGAGGACTCTGGTGGGTAGTGTGATGCACTAGTGCTGCATGGCAATCAGTGTGAGGCTGCGTTAGCGGTGCGCGGTGATTAGTGTGAGGCTGCGTTAGTGGTGTGCGGTGATTAGTGTGAGGCTGCGTTGGTGGTGCGCGGTGATTAGTGTGAGGCTGCTTTAGCGGCGCGCGGTGGCCGTACCGCCTGCATGTCGTTGATCTCTCGCTGGTACTTGATGATGGTGCTGTTGAGTTTCTCCTTTTCAGAGCGCAACTCCAGCTGCAGCTTCctgttctccttctccttcctcttcacGTCCGTGTCGTTTCCACGGCGACTGCCACCACCACGAACCTCCTTCCTGTTCATGATCTCGGCCAGCTTGTTCACAGCCTGAGACACACGCATAGGAGTCAACAGATGAGACACACCTAGCTAAAAAAAGTTCTGAACAATAAAActgacaaagaaaacagatCTCAAATAAACACCATTCCAAAATGATAATGGCTAAATACAATTTTTCTAAACTAACGCAACACAAAGAAACCTTCTGTACATGTCCAAAGGTCATATCTGAACCAAGTACTGTGTTCCCCACTGGGCTTGCCATAGCGCACCTGTGTTTTGAGGGTCCTCTCTGACTGCAGCTGCTTCTCATACGCCTGCTTCATCTGCGTGATGGACAGCTCACCGTCCTTCAGCTTTTGCAGTTCTGAAACCCAAAACACATTCGGATGGTAGGCCTCGATCTCAGCGCCTCGACACACATCACGGCATGTTCGATGTGACACGTCAACGCACCGCTCAGAAATCAGTCAGCTGCCGGAATACGGGTCACCAAAGAAGAAGCGCGCTTCAATATTTTTTCCATCCTACGGCCATGGTAGCGGCTGGCGCTATTTTATATTACAACGGGAAGCGTATGGAGAAAAATCTCACCATCCTGAGCATCCTTCAGACGGTTGTTCAGCTCCTCTTTCTCATTGGCCAGGTTAGCCACATCACTCGTGAGCGTGCGGTTTGCTTCCTCCAACTGcttgtgcacacacccacatgtacacgtgcacacatacagatgtgcgtgcatgcacgcacacacacccacacaaagccACAGGTTTACATATgcaacacacagacagtgttAAGAATGCTTCTCTCTGCAGTGCCTGCTAagataacatttacatttagggtATTGCGCTGATGCCaaagttatgactgagtacaacttgagcaattgagggttaagggccttgctcaggggcacaacagtggcaacttagcagcggtggggcttgaaccagcaaccctccgattacaagtcaagtatatTAAatcactgagctatcactgccctgcatttcattttgtttggggGGAAAGGAACtcttatataaaaaaataaaaataaataaattttaaaaaaaaaggaacttttTGGATACGAGTATCAGAGTGTTAGTTTCATGTGCcagtctgaacacacacaaagctcattTCTGATGTTCTACTGCACATGCATTTCCCACTCTTCTAGCTCACTTGATCATAGCATAGCACCTTCTATGTTCTCAGCTCATCTACAGTTCCGGTCCCATCCCCGTCCGCGTTGGGCGTTACTCACAGAGCTGATTGTGGTGTCCTTCTCGGAGAGCTCCTGCTTGTGCCTTGCCATCATCTCCTTGATCTCCAGCTCCTTCAtgatcttctccttctccaggtcGGAATACTGCTCCTCAGCGATGGAGCGTGCTAGCTGCTCAGAGTCCGCCTTCGTCAGGGTGATCTCCAGCTGAGCGGCCAAGGAGTCCCTGTGGCACAAGACACACTCAGACCCAGACGTACTACCTACACAAACGTGCACGAGCACTGAACGTGTGCCCCACAGTATCTCCATTATCCTCATGACCAGTTTTACCTTCCTAATAATTATAGCAACATTCGTCTTATTGTAAatgttacacacatacacacaaaagttacattacacatgcacgttcatacaacacacacactcctcccatgcagcctctctctctctctctcacacacacacacacacacacacacacacacacacagttcacctCTCCTCTTGCAAGTCCTGAAGATTCTGCTGCATATCTTTGTATAGCTTATTTTtctcctcacactcttcctTCAGCTCTCGCACTTGAGTCTTGTATAGcgtctatatacacacacacaaaaagcgaGGGAAAGTTTGTAATGCCCCTTATATCCAGATATTTGCTTAAACTCTAATTCAACATGGTTATGATGCTTGGATTAAAAATCTATTTCTATTCAAATAAATGACTGTCAAGTAAAAGGTCAGCTTGAGGAGTAGCACCCTACAGGCGGAGGTCGAGCTCAGTAAGAAAGCACCCCTTCCAGTCAGTCTGACACATTAAGTGCAGTTAAGCAGCAAAACAGTCTTACTGAGAAATACTGCTCAGCTTCCAACTGGTCCTGAAGCTCCTTCATCTGACCATCAGAGTCCTGAcgctctctgagagagagagagagaaaaaaatgtataaaacatacatgaaaatgaataaaacatgtacAGCAGATCAACTTCTGCTACTCTTCCCAGGAGCTGATATCCTGACCGCCGCCCCCTGGTGGCAGGTGCGCGGTGTGGCTGCTCACTTGCGCAGTTCCACGTTCTGCTTCTCCAGGCTCCGTCTCATGTCCAGCAGGTGGTTGATCTCCTGCTTGAGCTGCTTCTCTGACGTGCGCAGCATGCTGAGCTGTTGGCCCTGCATCTTCAGGTCGTTCTGCATCAGGCTACGTTTCTGCACCTCCTGCTCGATCTTCAGGGACAGGTTCTTCACCTGGGACACCAGAACCAAGGACGCTACTCTCATGCCGACACATGGACAtcataaattcataaaatgTGGACTGCTGGTGcattttactgtttgtgtgatatatggTTCCATGGTATTTTGACCTCACTTGTATATGATATTAGCGATGTCCCCACAGCTCTGCAAAGAATACCACTTGAACTAACAATATTTGGTCACACATGCAAGTAGTCATCAAAATTCTGCACACGCACCAATTTAgccacatttatttaaaaggcacatTCTTGGTCTGTTCTGAGTAAGCAGGATGGTGAACTCTGCAACTGCAGTAGTAGGAGTGGCCTACAAGCAGAGCATGGTGACTTCCATGAGAAGGCTTTGCCataagaaatgaaaatgtaggCATTCCAGAGAAAGAAGCTGGCAGTTTTCAGCATACCACTGCTCTCACAACTGGAGTTAGTtatctctctctgcgtgtgggTCTTTAATATGTACGGCGCAATTTACATGTCGGTTTTGATCGCCTTCCACCATGTGCACAGGTGAATTTAGTGCAGTGATGAGTTATCGCCATGGTAACTTTATGAAGAGGAATTAAATAGCATGTCACACATTTTGCATGATGTAACAATAAAAAAGCGCAATCTGAATTTTTTTCAGCATATTTCTAAAGGGCACTAAGAAAATGCACCCCTAATTTTAGTTAAAgagtgcacacactctcacctctTCAGTGAGCATCTCCTTGTGTCTGCGGAGTTCATCGAGCTTCTGTAGGGCCTGTTTGTAGTCGCAGTCCAACATGGAGCTCTGCTTCTCCAGTTCCAGCAGTCGGTTCTCCACCTGTAGCTTAGAGGATCGCTCCTCCTGTAACTTCTGCTCCAGCTCTGCATGCGtgacacaaacaccacccaACACTGCAGTTAAACACCACCCAACACCGCAGTTAAAGACAACACTGCACTTGTGCTCCAGCCAAcactgtactcacacacacacaccaccccactcTGAACTCGTACACCATCTCACACCACGACCAAGTTAACCAACACCCTCTACTCCTCGTCGCACACTAGCCTCACCTTATCTTCATGGCACAATAGCCCTTCCCACCGTTCAGAAAACCCAAGCCTCTCCTACCCTTCGCAGCTCACTAGCGCCACCTTACTCTTCACAGCAGTCCTGCATGCACAACAGCTCACTGCCCTTAGGGTGATCCTTCAGTTTGCGAAACTCTCCTACCTTTCACGGCCTCAGACTTGGCACCTTCGATAGACTCGCTGATCTTGTTCTTGTCAGCGAGGCGGGTCTTTGTGGCCTTATGGGCCGCCTCTTCCTGCTCCAGGGTCTGCTGTAGCACCTTCAGCTTATACGTCATGTCAATCTCCTTATTACTCTTCTCCTATTGGACATACGGACAGCGGTTGGCGGGGGAACATTATAACAAGGAGGAGCTGCTCAAAAAGTGTAGAGTTAGAAATGGTTCTAAAGGCTGCagctaaaacaataaatactgtaGTTTACTATAAGTGTGTGTGGCCCTTTTACCTTCTCCAGGTCGGTGAGTTTCTCCTGTAGCTGTCTCTTCTCAGTCTCTGCTTTGGACAGAGCCTGTCTCACCTGCTTCACCTCGTCCTCCAGACCAGAGAGACGCGCTAGAGAACgaaagagggagaagcagagagaagaaaatcaATAAGAGAGCGAAGGAGAAAGAAGATTGGAGAGTGCAAAACGAATGCAAAAACCAATCACCTTTGCTCACAtccaccctgacacacacaaacacacttttcttTTGTAGGTTTCTAActtgttctccctctctgtaaCGTATGCACCTCTTCTCTGTTCCAGTACCCCCTCAAATTCATTGCACCAcccaactctctctcacacacacccacacacacacccacccaccctgcaGGTCGGAGATGGTCTCGGAGCGCTGCGTGTCCTCTCGCTTCTCGGCATCCAGCGCCGCCTGCAGGTCGATGCGCTCGCGCTCCAGCGCCAGCTTGCTGCTCTCCAGGGCACAACACTTGTCCTGCAGGTCGCGTGCGTGCGCCTCCaactgctgcagctgcttcCCACCTTCCGCCTGCACCTTTCGCAGCCGCGCCGCCGCGTCTGCCTCCGCCCGCAGCAGCGCGTTGGCCTCGTCCAGCTGCAGggcaccaccaccaacaccatcctctttaccatcatcatcatcatcatcactcaAATAAGAACACAGCTCTGGGACTACTTCTAAATACAATGTTCCCTAACTTTTACATCCCAgaagtttcttttttaaaatattcatattcaaatgaatACACAATGAATATCAACAGGATGTTGTTAAATCGGACTGAAAATAGCTATAATTGGTTTAAATTACAGCTTTTAATAGcttttgttttaataacatttagTTAATAAGTTTTAAATATGAGACCTTTAGTTAGTACATTTAGTACGTCTCCTAAAAACTCCTGGATTTCTCTGATCATGTCCATaaaaaagacatgacaaatgTTCTCATTTTCAATCACAAGTCTCTGCATATGTAAGTTGTTTAACAATAATGTTATTGTGGTCAAATCTTAACGTCAACTTCACATCCTACTGCACATTCGTTACATGGAATTCCAGTTGGAGACCAACGTGTCCAGCTCTGAGGCAGTTTAAGAGCGCAGGTATTGCAGAAAGTTGCTGTGTATGCTGTGGACATCCACAGgcacgtgcacatgtgtgtgtacctgtctcTGCAGGTGAATATTCTTCTCATTGGAAATATGAGAGTTCTGGTTTCttttcttcatctcctccagctGGTCCCTCAGATTGTTCACTAAAaatagacagtgtgtgtgtgttggtgtcacagacagagaaggaaagataaTTCGTTTtcttgcatgcgtgtgtgtctggggggtgTCTTACCCTCATTTTCGAGGCAGCGTTTGCGATCTGCTTCGCTCTCTGCCTTTCTGTGACTCTCCACAGTCTTGTGCTGAAGGagggccttctctctctccagctgcctTAAGCAAGTCTCCAGTGCTTTCCTACTGCTCATctacaagcacatacacatacatacacgcacaactGCAGGATTTTCTCACTTATGAAAGAAACCATTAAAAAATCACAGCTACACAAGTGTCCTTTaaaaaggtacaacacacacacgcgcacacacacacaggcacgcgcgcgcacacacacacaggcacgcgcgcgcgcacacacacaggcacgcgcgcacacacacacacacacacacacacacacacaggtccacacacacgcacacacacacacacaggcacgcgtgcgcgcgcgcacacacacacaggcacgcgcacacacaggcacgcgcacacacacacacaggcgcgcgcgcgcacacacacacacacaggcacacgcgcgcacacacacacacacacacaggcacgctcgcgcgcacacacacacacaggcacgcgcacgcacacacacaggcacgcgcacgcgcgcgcacacgcacacacagacacgcacgcgcacacacagacacgcacgcgcacacacacagacacgcacgcgcgcgcacacaggcacgcacacaggcacgcacgcgcgcacacacacgcaggcaggcacgcgcgcgcgcacgcacgcaggcgcgcgcgcacgcacgcacaggcacgcgcgcgcacgcacaggcacgcgcgcacacacaggcacgcgcgcgcacgcccacacacacaggcacgcgcgcgcacgcccacacacacaggcacgcgcgcgcacgcccacacacaggcacgcgcgcgcacacacacacacaggcacgcgcgcgcacacacacacacacaggcacgcgcgcgcacacacacacacaggcacgcgcgcgcacacacacacacatacacacacacacacacacaggtacgcacgcgcacacgcacctCTTCTTCAAGCTCTTTGCTGATCTTGTCGAGGCGTACAGTGGTCGTCCTGTACTTATGCTCGAGCTCGTCTTTGGCCTGCATCTCATTGCTGAGCTGCTCCTCCAGGGTGTGGACCTTCTCCTGGAGCTGTGACGAGAGGCGCGGGGGCCGAGCGTGAGGGCCAAGCGCGTGGGGCGGGGCCGAGTTAGTGCGGCAGTACACGGTGATTTTTAATCGCCCTATTGCTTTATCTGCATTACGTGGCCTTCTCACCATGCCCTGCCAGACCTGCTTTTGTATAGTCTCCATTCCAACACACCTGCTGCAACCCACCAGCTAATTAAATTATAGAGACCATGAGCCAAATGAGGTTTTATTGGGTATTGTGGAGCAGGGATCACGCAGAAAGTGCCAAAACGTGCTTGAAACCATGCAGAACTGAGACTGTTAACCACTCGTCTACACACAGCTTCCGTGTTGGTTTTTCCAACGTTTGGCCAAA
This region of Electrophorus electricus isolate fEleEle1 chromosome 11, fEleEle1.pri, whole genome shotgun sequence genomic DNA includes:
- the rock2a gene encoding rho-associated protein kinase 2 isoform X4 — protein: MSPGAERRMENRLKKLEAMIKDPRSAINLESLLDAMNALVLDLNFPALRKNKNIETFLNRYDKAMDDIRELQMKPEDFEKVKVIGRGAFGEVQLVRHKASQKVYAMKLLSKFEMIKRSDSAFFWEERDIMAFADSPWVVQLCCAFQDDRYLYMAMEYMPGGDLVNLTSTYDVPEKWAKFYTAEVVMALDAIHSMGFIHRDVKPDNMLLDRHGHLKLADFGTCMKMDSAGMVRCDTAVGTPDYISPEVLKSQGGDGYYGRECDWWSVGVFIFEMLVGDTPFYADSLVGTYSKIMDHKNSLNFPDDVEISKEAKNIICAFLTDREVRLGRNGVEEIKRHPFFKNDQWTFDTIRETSAPVVPELSSDIDTSNFDEIEEDKGDVETFPTPKAFVGNQLPFVGFTYFKEDQLLTASNSSAAQASSTKGEDSVALQEKVHTLEEQLSNEMQAKDELEHKYRTTTVRLDKISKELEEEMSSRKALETCLRQLEREKALLQHKTVESHRKAESEADRKRCLENEVNNLRDQLEEMKKRNQNSHISNEKNIHLQRQLDEANALLRAEADAAARLRKVQAEGGKQLQQLEAHARDLQDKCCALESSKLALERERIDLQAALDAEKREDTQRSETISDLQARLSGLEDEVKQVRQALSKAETEKRQLQEKLTDLEKEKSNKEIDMTYKLKVLQQTLEQEEAAHKATKTRLADKNKISESIEGAKSEAVKELEQKLQEERSSKLQVENRLLELEKQSSMLDCDYKQALQKLDELRRHKEMLTEEVKNLSLKIEQEVQKRSLMQNDLKMQGQQLSMLRTSEKQLKQEINHLLDMRRSLEKQNVELRKERQDSDGQMKELQDQLEAEQYFSTLYKTQVRELKEECEEKNKLYKDMQQNLQDLQEERDSLAAQLEITLTKADSEQLARSIAEEQYSDLEKEKIMKELEIKEMMARHKQELSEKDTTISSQLEEANRTLTSDVANLANEKEELNNRLKDAQDELQKLKDGELSITQMKQAYEKQLQSERTLKTQAVNKLAEIMNRKEVRGGGSRRGNDTDVKRKEKENRKLQLELRSEKEKLNSTIIKYQREINDMQAQLADESVMRVELQMALDSKDSDIEQLRSLLNTLNVHSLDSASVGSGPDFDTDESLPETRLEGWLSLPVRNNTKRFGWERKYVVVSSKKILFYNSEQDKEHSNPYMVLDIDKLFHVRSVTQTDVYRADAKEIPRIFQILYANEGESKKEQELEPMPMGDKSSYICHKGHEFIPTLYHFPTNCEACTKPLWNMFKPPPALECRRCHIKCHKDHMDRKEEVIAPCRVNYDVSTAKNLLLLAASQEEQQKWVSRLVKKIPKKPPGPEASHRSSPRVPIKVQASQSMRRPSRQLPASKPS